The genomic window ACGATGATGATAGATATTGAAACACATGATCGGAACGGTACATACTAATCGATCATGTCTTTTTTCAGTTGGCGACCTCTCACCCCTACAGTCTTGCAGTGTTCAATAAATACAGGGAGAGGATCCGAGGAATCGAACCGGGCTTCGTTAGCGGTCGCCTGCGACGATCACCGGACGCTCGCCGTCGATGATGATACGCTGTGTGACGCTCCCGAACAGTGCCTTCCCCGCAGGACTCCGCTTGCGGGCGGCCAGGAGGATGGCGTCGGCGTCCCGTTCCTCGGCCTCCGCGAGGACCTCCTCGGCGGCATCGCCGGTCCGTTCGGTCACCTCGACGGGAACGCCGAGGTCGTCGACCGCGTCCCGTACCGTCGTGACGGTCTCGGGAAGCCCCTGCAGCTCGCCGATCTCGTCGTTGATCGACTCGATCACCGACCGGCCGGCCTCGTCGGCAGGCGCGTCGACGGTCTCGTGGACGTGGACGACCGTCACTCGAAGGTCATCGCGTCCCGGGAGCGACCGGAGCGTCTCGATCTGGTCGGCCGTTCGGTCCTCGTCGTCGTCGACCGCGAGCAGAACGTGGTACATGCGAGCGGCAGTTGCGCGGCGTCCGGTATATAATTTCGTCGCCGGCGACGGTGGTTCGTCGGCGACGGCGTCCCGACGCCACCCGACCAGTCGTGGCTTCGAGTCGAAGACAGCGTCAGTCGGCCGCCGCGGCCACGGTGTCGGCCGGCGGCTCCGCGACGATCACCCTGACGACGAACACTGCACCAACCGTGACGACGGCCGCAAGCATGAGCCACCCCGCGCGGTAGCCGTACGTGTCCGCGAGGTAGCCGAACGCCGGCGGGGCGAACAACGCCCCGCTGGTGAGCGCGAGCTGGCCTCCGCCGGTGGCGCCGCCCATCTCCTCGGCTGAGACGACCGTCGCCATACAGGAGTAGTACACGCCGGTGAACCCCAGCAGGAAGAACCCGAGCGCGACGAACGCGACCGTGGTGGGTGTCCGGCCGGCGACGACCGCAACCGCCACGAGCGAGACCGCGCTCGCGATCGCCTGTGCGAGGAGGATCCCGCCGATCCGGCGCGTCGGGTCGCCGGGCAGGGCGTCACTGAGCCACCCGGTGAGGACGCGTCCGACGCTCCCCGAGACCTGGACCGCCGCCAGCACGACCCCGCCGAACGCGATGGACGCCCCGACGGAGTCGGTGACGTGGATCACGGTGTATCCGGTCGTCGTGAACAGCGCCGCGCCGAGACAGAACCCGGCGGCGGTCAACGCCCGGTACGGAGGGTTCGCGCCGAGCTTTCGGAAGTCCGGGTAGCTCGCCTCGCCGCCGGGCTCGGTGCCGCGGTAGACGAGCCAGAACAGGACCGCGACGACCGCACCCGTCCCGGCGGCGACGTAGAAGCCCGCTTCCCAGTAGAGGACGCCCGCGATGCCGGTCACGAGCAGCGCGCTCGCGCCGCTGCCGGCGGTGACGCCGACCTGTTTCACGCCCATGACGACGTTCTGTCGTCCGGGCGGCGTGTTGTCGAAGACGGCCTTGTTCGTCCCCGGCATCGCGGTCCCGTACAGCGATCCGAGGAGGAACGCGCTCGCGAGCAACGCCGGGAACGACCACGCCTGCGTGACGAGGAACGCGCCCGTCGAGACGCCGATCAGGCCGACGGTGAGCATGCGTCGTTCCCCAAAGCGGTCGGTGAGCGCCCCGAGCGGAAGCAGGAACACCGCGTACCCGAGCGTCAGCGACGTGACCACGAGCCCGACCGCGGCGCCTGAGAGGTCGAACTCCGCGC from Halobaculum magnesiiphilum includes these protein-coding regions:
- a CDS encoding universal stress protein, whose amino-acid sequence is MYHVLLAVDDDEDRTADQIETLRSLPGRDDLRVTVVHVHETVDAPADEAGRSVIESINDEIGELQGLPETVTTVRDAVDDLGVPVEVTERTGDAAEEVLAEAEERDADAILLAARKRSPAGKALFGSVTQRIIIDGERPVIVAGDR
- a CDS encoding MFS transporter, producing the protein MGLYRIVSLILSWQVAASVCYYAIFAATPFFRAEFDLSGAAVGLVVTSLTLGYAVFLLPLGALTDRFGERRMLTVGLIGVSTGAFLVTQAWSFPALLASAFLLGSLYGTAMPGTNKAVFDNTPPGRQNVVMGVKQVGVTAGSGASALLVTGIAGVLYWEAGFYVAAGTGAVVAVLFWLVYRGTEPGGEASYPDFRKLGANPPYRALTAAGFCLGAALFTTTGYTVIHVTDSVGASIAFGGVVLAAVQVSGSVGRVLTGWLSDALPGDPTRRIGGILLAQAIASAVSLVAVAVVAGRTPTTVAFVALGFFLLGFTGVYYSCMATVVSAEEMGGATGGGQLALTSGALFAPPAFGYLADTYGYRAGWLMLAAVVTVGAVFVVRVIVAEPPADTVAAAAD